A segment of the Bacteroidota bacterium genome:
CACCACCATTGGTTACATTTACAAACCCGGTTCCGTTATTAACCATCCAAGTATAGGAAGTTGCTCCGGTAGCTGCCATCGCAAATGATGTGCTGCCATTTCCGCAAATAACTGTACTGTTTGGCTGCGACGTAATGGTAGGTGAACCTGCAATACTTCCTGTACAGGTTACAACTGTAGTACGACAGGCACTTTCAACACCGCAAGTTGGAGAATCTGCTACATGCAAACGGTATGCACCTGGTACACTAACTGTAACTGTTAACGGAGAATTACCAAATGCAAGAACTGTATTAGATCCATCTGTAAACGTAATGTAGTTTCCGATTCCGCCTGTTGAACTTAAAACGAACACACCATTAATATTGAATTGAATCGGATTAAATTCTCCGGCAAAAGTACAGGTATTAATAGTTTGAGAACCACACGCAGAGATAGTTCCGCTTCCATAAGTGTTAGGGCTAATGCAACCTTGCGCGCTTATGGTCGACGGCATACTAAATGCCAAGGTTAGCAATGCAAAAAACAAATTGTAGATTTTTTTCATGGTTATATTATTTAAATTTTGTGCAAATGTAGGGCAATTTTAAGAGCCCTTTTTACGATTAATATTAACATTTACAGTATCTAAAACAATAAAGTTAGCTATAAACAAAAAACCCCGAGTGTTACCTCGGGGTTTTTGATTAAAAAGAGTAATACAACTACAAATTACTCCTTAACTAATTTGCCTTGTTTGATGGTTTGGTTACCATTAACAATGCGATACATGTAAACACCGTTTGCTAATTTTTCGGCGTTAACGGTATTGCTCAAGGAATTTAATTTATCAGTTAACACAACACGACCCAGAGCATCTAAAATTACCAAAGTAGCATTAGTGTTTTCTTGATTTACAATTACATTGTATATACCTGTACTTGGATTTGGATAAACAATTACACCTGAATTATCAACTAATAACTGATCGATACCTGTACAAGTTCCTACTACCTGAGTTATGGTTGTATCTTTTGAACATCCACCTGCAGTACCTGTTAAAGTATAAGAAGTAGTAACCGTTGGAGAAACAATAATACCTTGTGTGGTTTGTCCTGTACTCCAGGAATAAGTTGTAGCGCCGTATGCAATTAAAGTTGCTGAGCTTCCTGCACATAAAACTGAATTAGTAGTAGTAACACTTAATGTTGGAGCCGGATTTACAGTAACCGTAACCGGAATACGAGGGCTCGTACAACCTACTTTTGTGTAATAGATATTACCATTAAACATACGTCCTGCATTTACACCACCAAATTGAGAGCATAATCCGGCACCGGTTTGAACTGAAATATCTGTGTTACTATAAAGGTTAGTACCATTAGTATAAGATGAAGGATAGTTAAAGAAAATACCGGTTAACTGACTAGCAGGAATAACCAATGGAGGATTGAAAACAACTCTGGAAGCATTACCACTACCCGCACTTACTGCTGTAACTGTATCCCATGCTGTCCATGCTGCTGCAGAAGTTTCATTTCCTAAATAAGTTCCTACTTTATAGAATAACATTAATTGGAATGTTGAACTCGCCGCAGTGGTTGTATTAACATCAATACTATCAATTTGTATACTTCCATTAGTAGGAGTTAAATCAAACATGGTTCCACCTCCACAACTATTTCCACCTGAGAATAAAGTTTGTAAACTTCCTGTACCTGTTGATTTAGCCTCTGCATACACTGTTGAGTTAGCAACTGCAGTTGTTGTGTACGTATTACCGGATGCAATTGGTGTGGTAGCGCTCGGTGTTGCATACCAATTAACAGGCCCGAATGCAGATGCTGTTAAAGAAACTGTAGTTCCTGAACAGGCCGCAACACCTGTTGCACTAATGGTTGGATTAGTTACCGTTACTGTAGAAATTTTTACAGCAGTACATGTTCCATCACTTGCCGTTAAAGTATAAACAGTGGTTGAAGTTGGATTCACTGCAATTGTATTCGTATTTGCGCCTGTACTCCACGTGTATGAAATTGCACTTCCTCCTGCTGTCAAAACAGTTGAGTCGCCCAAACATAAACTGTTTTTACCAATAATACTTAAGGAAGGGCTAACAGTTCTGTTAATTGTACTTATATCATTAAATGTGTTAACGTCGCCTGCTAAACCTGTTGTAGATGTGATAGTGTAAATTCCACTTACACTCATGTTAATTGTTCCAACGGTAAAGTTCGCGCTTGCACCTGAAGCCAAAGGACCAGGATAAGTATTCGTGATGGTTTGGCTCAATGCTCCACCCACATAAACACTTACAGGGACATTGGAGATTGATGCGGTACCAAAATTCCTAACTGTAACTACCATTGTTTCATTTGCAGAATAACATGCGCCTAAAGATGGTGTAACAATAGCAGTAACACCTGCATCAGTTGCTGATCCGTTATAAAGATTAATATTATCTAAATGAAAATCGTATGATTCTAAATCATCGGTTGGACCATCTTGCGCTAAGAAAGCAACAATAATATCTTGTCCGGCATAAGCACCTAAATTCACAACAAAATTTGTAAATAAAGTGGTTAAGCTGTTTGTAGCGCTTACTGTGAATACAGGAGCGTAGCTTAATCCACAATCTGTAGACACCATCACGCGAACCTTATCATCACTTCCCATGGCGCTATATGTATTCACCGAACCTACAGCTGTGATGGCTGCGTCAAATGAAATTTGAGAGTTTGCCGTTGCAGTAAACTTAGGACCTACTATCCACTCGTTACGACTAACCGCGAGTAAATTGATTCTTGCAGTAACATTACCTGCGCCGTTCAAATTGTTTTGAGAAGTCCATGCAGAAGTTGAACCTGTTGGAGTTGCAGAACCTGTTGCTTCACTCCATAATGGAAAATTAGCGGTTAAATTAGCGCCTGTAAATCCGGTGAAACTAACAGATGTAGGTAAGGCTGAAGGGCCAACAACAGTACGGGTTACAATAGCCATGGTATCGTTTGTTAAATTACCATCGCCACTTAATGCAGTATAAGCCGTAAAATTATAAATACCTGCAGTGGTCATATTAACTGTACCAACTGTAAAGCTTGCAGAAGAAGCAGGAGCAATTGTCCCTGTAAATGTAGCATTCGTAGTTTGTGACGTTGCTCCACTTACTAACACAGTAACCGGAATATTTGTTACAGGTAAAGAACCATAGTTATTAAGTGTAACAACCATATTTTCTGCTGCACCATAACAGCCTGTTAAAGCAGGCTTTGTTAATGTGCTAACACCGGCATCCTGCGGTAAAGCATTGTATAAATTAATATTATCCAAATGAAAATCGTACGTCTCTAAATTATCGATAGGGCCATCCGTTGCTAAAAACGCAACGATAATATTTTGTCCGGCATAAGCGCCTAAAGGAGCTACAAAATTAGTAAAACTTGTAGTTAAACTATTAGTAGCACTTACTGTGAATACCGGTGTGAATGAAATACCACAATCAGTAGAAACCATTACACGAACCATATCATCACTTCCCATCACACTTGGAGTAACAACACTGCCAACTGCAGTAACAGCTGCATCAAATGTAATTTGAGATGTTGAAGTAGCTGTAAACTTCGGACCAACTAACCACTCGTTACGTGTATTAGTTAATAAATTAATACGTGCAGTAATGTTTCCTGCACCATTTAATCCGGTTTGAGAAGTCCATAATGAAGTTGTTCCGGTAGGAACGATTGAACTTGTAGCCTCGCTCCATAATGGGAAGTTAGTCGTTAAGTTCGCGCCTGTAAATCCGGTGAAATCAACCTGTGTTGGAATAGTAGAAATAGGAAACACCGTACGAGTAGCAGTTCCCATTGCATCATTAGGGGCATTCAAATCACCCGCTAAAGATGTGTAGGCATTAAATGAATATGTACCTGCAGTTAACATGTTCAATGTTGCAACGGTGAAGTTAGCAGAAGCACCTGCGGCTAACGGACCGGGATAAGTTGCATTACTTGTTTGAGTAGCAGCACCTGATACAATTACAGTAACAGGGATGTTAGAAATAGAAGCGGTACCGTAGTTTTTAACACTTACCACTAAATTCTCTGCCGCGCCATAACAACCGTTAGTTGCCGGACTCACTAAAAAGGCAACGCCGGCATCAGTAGCCACACCTGCTAAACCGTCAAATTCATAGGCACCCATATCAGGATTTGTGTTCGCGTTCACACCGGTCTTAGGACGAGTAAACGCGTCATGATCGATACCTGTAACGGTAGTAGTAACAGCGCCTGATTCGATTGGTGTAACCGTATTATTAGCAAAATTTAAGTTTGTATTTGAAATGAAAGGAGCACCTGCATTAACAGGAGGAACAGAAGCATTATCGTTGGTAGGGTTATTTACCTGTGAGATAGCTGCCCAATTTGAAACAGTGGAATAGTTAACTGTTCCAACACGACCAACAAAATGCGCGGCATCGTTAGAAACCGTATAAGCATTATTATTAATACTTGCATTTAAAAAATTGTATGATGCAGGGAACCACATAGCCATAAACAATGGCGTTGTAACGGTTGAAGTCTGAATGTTATTGAAAATATTATTCTTCACTTCGATACCTGTAATTGCTGTTGAGGTTACCACAAAGGCAGCACTATAACAATTGGTTGTGCTTCCACCCGCTAAAGCACCGAATAAATTAACACTATTGTAAAAAATCTTATGTCCTGTACCGGAAGCTAAACGAATACCGAAAGCCTGAAAGGTAGTAGAAGTAGAATTGTAATTAGTAGTTATGATGTCGTAGATAACGTTATTTATAACAACGTGATTGTTACCACCTGCTAAATTGACACCGTATGCGCCCCATCCACCTGTGCTTGTAGACCAAATACCATAAATTTTATTACGAGAAATAGTAATTAAGTTAGAAGAACCTCCTAACGTAGAAATTCCGGCATTACTAATTGATGATGTAGCTTTTAATTCGAGTATTTCGTTTTGTGAAATAATTGAGTTAGTAGCATTGTTCAATTCAATTCCGCGATATGATAATTTTTCGGAAGTAATGGCGGAACCAAAAATATTATTGTTAATATTTAAGTTATCTGCAGTAGCTGTTGTTAAACCACCAATATACAAACCAAAGTAAGCACGGGTAAATTCGCAATTACTCACAGTGATATTATCGTAATCATTTCCAGTACCTGATGAAGTTAAATTAGCTGCGTTTGTACCTGCATATAAACCATAACTTGTTGTAACGGTACTACCACTCAAACCATCATTACCCGGAGTGCTACCCGCAATTTTACAATTTGTTATCGTATAATTAGTGGCGCCTAAACCTAAAGTTGCGCGACCGATTAAACGAATAGCTGCGGTAGCAGTAATGTTAGGAGCATTCGTGTTTTCAATGGTTAGATCGCGGTTAACCGGACCACCAATAATATCACCGTCGATGGTAATATTATCAGCACCATCAAACTCTAATACACCACGACCTGATGATGGAGCTCCGCTTATGGAAGCCACTACAGTTGGACGAATGATAATGGAAGTGTAGTTAGCCGCACCTTGTCCGCTTGCCGCCAAAGGTGTTGGTGTTAAAGGCTCAGTGGTGCTGGCCGTTATATCGATAGTGATGGCACCCGTGTGGGTACCTGCGTTAATAGCAGCGAAGGCCGCATTAACGTTGGAATAAGTAGCAGTTGAACCACCGGTTACTGTTACCTGCGAAAACAGTTGTATCGCAAAAAACGATAAAACCGTAAACATAAGTAGTTGTTTTTTCATCTTTCTTTAATTTTTCTATTACAACAAAGTTCTATATTAAATGTTGCAACAAATCATTTATTTGTTTTTTTAATACGTTTTTAAATAGTCATTAAAAGTTTTATTATATTAATTTACAATACTTTACAAAGTATAATTTTACATTTCAAATGTTATTTTCTAATTTAAATCCTTTTAAAACCACGACCAACTCCTTATTTTAACCAATAAACAATTAACAATGAGTAAGCAGATTGTTGATTTCATTCAAACACTCAATAAATCCGAAAAAAGATACATTCATTTGTATCTAAAAACATTTTCAGGTAAAGACACTATTAATCTGCAAGACTTTTTAGAAATCGAAAAAAGCACTGCCAGAAAAAAATACATCCCTAAAATAAAAGGCAACACAACTCGCTTATACTATAAATTGCTCGATATTTTAGCGGAATACCATCGTGAAAATTTAAACAACTACAACATTGATTACATTAACTTGAATCGCGCTAAATTGCTTTTTCATAAGGGAAATTCAGAAGAAGCCGAAAAACTCATTGGAAAAATACTGGAAAACCCTTCCGACACCAATCATCTCATTAAAGTAGAGGCTATCGAATTGCGATTGATGAACGCGGTTAATCATGGCGATGTAAACTATCTTGCGCAACAATTCGAATCCGATAAAGCACAACTTAAAGTTTTATCAGATGAGTACACCAACCTTATTAACTACGAATTACTTTGGGCGGCGTCTAAATACGAAAACTCTTCTTCCTATTTTTTTGAGAATCGGAATAATTACACCGATAAACAATATTCTGATTTTCTTACAAACGAGGAACAAGCAATTAGCCCGATGGCGAAAATACTCTACAACAAAATCAAAGGTTATGAATCCATAAAAAAACGTAATGTAGATGAAGCCGTAAAATACTCGAAACGAGCCATTGATATTTTTGATGAAAACAAAGAACTCATTAAAACAAATACCATTGAGTTTCTAAAATCCATTCGGAATTATTGTATAGCATTAAATCATAAAAACCAAATTAAGGAGGCCGAATCTTTACTTGATGTATGGCAACTTAAATTATCTTCCTCTATTCTCAATAAAAACATTGCAACGAAAATCGAAAGCTTTACTTTGTTTTCACTTATACGCATGGATTTAATTATTAACGCAAGGCTTTTACGTCATCGCATCGCGCAAGTAGAAGATGCAGAAAAAAAATTCAACGAGATTCGTGAATACCTTCCAAAAGATCAATTTTTGGCTTCTGCTTATCAATTCGTTCTTTTTAATCTGAGTGGTGATTATCCAAGAAAGGCTATTCGCTATATCAATCTCGTTTTAAAAAACTCCGACAGTACACGGAAAGATATTTATCAATTAACCATGATGGCCGAACTAGTTGTGCACTTTCGCTTGGGTAATGTCGAGTTACTTGAATCTAAGTTAAACACGTTTAAAAAATATCTTCAAAAGGAAGAACTTGTTTTTGGCTTTGCGCATCAGATACCTGTTTACTTTAGTAAATTAATACGCGAACCGGAAGAAAATAAACACTACAAAAATCTCATATCGGAAATTGAAAACAATTTGCTCAAAGAAAAAAAGGAATTCTATTTACACTTCAATCCTTTACTCTATTTAAAGAATTAAAAAAGCCCCGTGAAATCACGGGGCTTTTTAAAACTTAGTTCAATTAGAATTACTCCTTAATCAACTTTCCAACTTTTACGGCTCCGTTTACATTATAAATCTTGTAAACATAAATGCCGCTTTCCAGCTCACTTAATGATAAAGTTGTTCTGTTTTCATTCAATGATTTTATCATTATTCTTTTTCCAACAGCATCATAAACTTCAAGCTTCATTCCTTCTGTTACGTTGCTTACAATGATTGTTACATCACCTTGGGTTGGATTTGGAAATAAATTAATTCCATTGCTGTTAACTAATGTATTCTCTATTCCGGTACATGCCGATACAACCTGATTAATTGTTGTAGTAGCATCACAACCTGTGTTTGATCCGGTAACTGTATACACAGTTGTAGCAGTTGGTGTTACTACAACAGATGAACCTGCACCAACGCCTGTCCAAGAATATGTTGTAGCTCCGGTTACAGTTAAGGTTGCTGTATTACCTAAACATAACACAGTATCACTTGTACTTACAGTTAACGACGGAACCGGACTCACCGTGATGGTTACAGGCGTACGCGGACCAATTCCGCAACCGGTAGAGTCGGCTACATAATAAGTAGTATTTGCTGTTAATGTAGGTGTTGTGTAAACTGTTGATGTTGATACTACAGTTCCTCCTGTAGGAACATTATACCAGTACGGAGTTCCACTAACCGCACCCGAACTGATGGTGGCCGTAGTTCCTGTACAGATTCCTGTCGCCACTGGTGAAGAAGGAGCGGATGGCGTTGTACAGATATTAATGTTATCCAAATGGAAATCGTAATCCTCAATATCATTCACCGGTCCATCCGTTGCATAAAACGCTACAATGATATCTTGTCCCGCATAAGCACCTAAAGACACTGTGAAGTTGGTGAAAGTAGTAGTTAAACTATTAGTAACGCTAAGCGTGTAAATTGGAGCATAAGTAACACCGCAATCAGTTGACACCATTACACGAACCATATCATCACTTCCCATTGTAGCAGCTACAGTTGTACTATTCCAATCTGTTACCGCAGCATCAAAAGTAATTTGTGAAGAAGAGCCGGCAGTAATTTTCGGACCAACAATCCATTCGTTACGTGTTGTTGTGTATAAATTTATTCTTGCTGTAATGTTGCCTACACCATTCAATCCGGTTTGAGTTGTCCATAAGGATGTTGTACCACCCGGAGTTGGCGCACCTGCTGCCTCACCCCAATTTGGGAATACAGTATTTAAATTCGCGCC
Coding sequences within it:
- a CDS encoding T9SS type A sorting domain-containing protein — encoded protein: MKKQLLMFTVLSFFAIQLFSQVTVTGGSTATYSNVNAAFAAINAGTHTGAITIDITASTTEPLTPTPLAASGQGAANYTSIIIRPTVVASISGAPSSGRGVLEFDGADNITIDGDIIGGPVNRDLTIENTNAPNITATAAIRLIGRATLGLGATNYTITNCKIAGSTPGNDGLSGSTVTTSYGLYAGTNAANLTSSGTGNDYDNITVSNCEFTRAYFGLYIGGLTTATADNLNINNNIFGSAITSEKLSYRGIELNNATNSIISQNEILELKATSSISNAGISTLGGSSNLITISRNKIYGIWSTSTGGWGAYGVNLAGGNNHVVINNVIYDIITTNYNSTSTTFQAFGIRLASGTGHKIFYNSVNLFGALAGGSTTNCYSAAFVVTSTAITGIEVKNNIFNNIQTSTVTTPLFMAMWFPASYNFLNASINNNAYTVSNDAAHFVGRVGTVNYSTVSNWAAISQVNNPTNDNASVPPVNAGAPFISNTNLNFANNTVTPIESGAVTTTVTGIDHDAFTRPKTGVNANTNPDMGAYEFDGLAGVATDAGVAFLVSPATNGCYGAAENLVVSVKNYGTASISNIPVTVIVSGAATQTSNATYPGPLAAGASANFTVATLNMLTAGTYSFNAYTSLAGDLNAPNDAMGTATRTVFPISTIPTQVDFTGFTGANLTTNFPLWSEATSSIVPTGTTSLWTSQTGLNGAGNITARINLLTNTRNEWLVGPKFTATSTSQITFDAAVTAVGSVVTPSVMGSDDMVRVMVSTDCGISFTPVFTVSATNSLTTSFTNFVAPLGAYAGQNIIVAFLATDGPIDNLETYDFHLDNINLYNALPQDAGVSTLTKPALTGCYGAAENMVVTLNNYGSLPVTNIPVTVLVSGATSQTTNATFTGTIAPASSASFTVGTVNMTTAGIYNFTAYTALSGDGNLTNDTMAIVTRTVVGPSALPTSVSFTGFTGANLTANFPLWSEATGSATPTGSTSAWTSQNNLNGAGNVTARINLLAVSRNEWIVGPKFTATANSQISFDAAITAVGSVNTYSAMGSDDKVRVMVSTDCGLSYAPVFTVSATNSLTTLFTNFVVNLGAYAGQDIIVAFLAQDGPTDDLESYDFHLDNINLYNGSATDAGVTAIVTPSLGACYSANETMVVTVRNFGTASISNVPVSVYVGGALSQTITNTYPGPLASGASANFTVGTINMSVSGIYTITSTTGLAGDVNTFNDISTINRTVSPSLSIIGKNSLCLGDSTVLTAGGSAISYTWSTGANTNTIAVNPTSTTVYTLTASDGTCTAVKISTVTVTNPTISATGVAACSGTTVSLTASAFGPVNWYATPSATTPIASGNTYTTTAVANSTVYAEAKSTGTGSLQTLFSGGNSCGGGTMFDLTPTNGSIQIDSIDVNTTTAASSTFQLMLFYKVGTYLGNETSAAAWTAWDTVTAVSAGSGNASRVVFNPPLVIPASQLTGIFFNYPSSYTNGTNLYSNTDISVQTGAGLCSQFGGVNAGRMFNGNIYYTKVGCTSPRIPVTVTVNPAPTLSVTTTNSVLCAGSSATLIAYGATTYSWSTGQTTQGIIVSPTVTTSYTLTGTAGGCSKDTTITQVVGTCTGIDQLLVDNSGVIVYPNPSTGIYNVIVNQENTNATLVILDALGRVVLTDKLNSLSNTVNAEKLANGVYMYRIVNGNQTIKQGKLVKE